In the Arachis hypogaea cultivar Tifrunner chromosome 20, arahy.Tifrunner.gnm2.J5K5, whole genome shotgun sequence genome, TAATTTGTATGAAGTCAAACTGTATTAAAATCAATGTTTAGATTAATTTTGGACCGTTGAGTCTTAGGTCTTcagatttgtgatttttttttaattttttttaaaatttgtgcatctAATTAATTGTTTTGCTTACCTGTTACCTACTTTTTCAGTTGAAAAGCAATGGCTTCTTCAGAGCTTTGCTTTGAAAGCAAAGCCAATTCAGTTGAGAGTTTCAAATGGCTGCAGAGTAAGATCATGTTTGGGTTCTGATAAATCAATCGAAATCCCTCACCAATGGTAGAGTTAgaattatatttagataaaatCAAGTTTATTCTTGAGTTATAAACATCAAATCAATACGAAATATacctaatattatataatatcctAAATATATTCGAACAGGTACAATCTAATTGCGGATCTTCCGGTTAAGCCTCCTCCCCCGTTGCATCCCAAGACTTATGAACCAATCAAACCGGAAGACTTGTCACCTCTTTTTCCAGATGAACTAATCAAACAGGAAGTTACCGGTGACAGATTCATCGATATACCGGATGAAGTCCGCGATATCTACAGCCTTTGGCGCCCTACGCCTCTTATCAGGTTGATCTAAACAACATATTGTgagatatattttcaaaatatgtgAAAAGCTATGTTTGAAAAGTTATATCTGTTCATAGAGTTGTGACTTATTCAAAAGTTATGCCTCGTACAACATATGTGTCTTCCTTTCTGTTCAGGTCAATTTGTGATGGGAATAGAAGGTTCTAGAATCTTTAGTGCTATATATTAGAGTCAGTTACTTAGCTGTCATAGTTAGTTACACGGTTAGTTGTTTGCTTAGCTGTCATAGTTCGTTACACAGTtaaatagttagttagttattggtGCTCTTCTTACTGTAATCATGGGAATCTTACATGTATTGGCTTGTGGATTTTAGAGCTAAGAGGCTGGAGAAGCTTCTAGAAACACCTGCTAGGATTTACTACAAGTATGAAGGCGTAAGCCCGGCCGGATCGCACAAACCGAACTCTGCTGTTCCACAAGCCTGGTATAATGTGCAAGAAGGTGTCAAGAATGTTGTGACAGAAACTGGTGCTGGACAATGGGGAAGTGCATTAGCCTTCGCTTGCAGTCTATTTGGCCTTGGCTGTGAGGTATGGGGCTTATGCAGATTTGAATTCCAATTTCCTTCAAGAATTTAGCCGATTAATCTTATGAGTTCTCTTCAATTTTAGATTTTCTTGAATATTTACTAACCACTTTTCTCGTTTCAACTATTTGTCTAATTTTTTAGCTAAACCAGAAAGTAATGGTGCATTCTGTACATAATTGTTATCAATGTTACTTTCTTGTTTATCTTCTCTCCTAATATTTTGAGTATCATTAGAACCTTAGATTTTTTAAAGGCGAAAACTCACGTGCAGTTGTTTTCATGTAAAGTtaatagttgagagtcgttatAGATAATTTGACTTAATTGACTAAATTGTCATATATAACTTGGTTAGGTGTGGCAAGTGCGCGCATCTTACGATCAAAAACCATACCGGAGACTGATGATGCAAACATGGGGAGCAAAGGTACACCCATCTCCATCAATGATCACTGAGGCAGGTCAAAGCATGCTTCAAAAGGATCCATCAAGCCCAGGGAGTTTAGGCATAGCCATATCAGAAGCCGTGGAAGTTGCAGCGAAAAATGCTGATACAAAGTATTGTTTAGGGAGTGTTCTGAATCATGTTCTGCTCCACCAGAGTGTTATAGGAGAAGAGTGCCTTAAACAAATGGAAGCCATTGGAGAAACCCCTGACATCATCATAGGGTGTACCGGCGGCGGATCCAACTTCGCAGGACTTAGTTTTCCATTCATTCGCGAGAAGCTTAACAAGAAGATCAACCCTGTCATTAGAGCAGTTGAGCCTGCAGCATGTCCTTCATTGACAAAAGGAGTGTATACTTATGATTATGGTGATACGGTGGGGATGACTCCGTTGATGAAAATGCACACACTTGGACACAACTTTGTTCCTGATCCAATTCATGCTGGTatgaaaagttaactaattcaaatgcaagaaaaagaaaaacaaaagaaagtgtTGATCGCCTTAACAGTTATGTATTGTGTTACTTGTTGTAGGGGGCT is a window encoding:
- the LOC112783928 gene encoding uncharacterized protein translates to MITHTLFSANNPLPTSPFFHSKVEKQWLLQSFALKAKPIQLRVSNGCRVRSCLGSDKSIEIPHQWYNLIADLPVKPPPPLHPKTYEPIKPEDLSPLFPDELIKQEVTGDRFIDIPDEVRDIYSLWRPTPLIRAKRLEKLLETPARIYYKYEGVSPAGSHKPNSAVPQAWYNVQEGVKNVVTETGAGQWGSALAFACSLFGLGCEVWQVRASYDQKPYRRLMMQTWGAKVHPSPSMITEAGQSMLQKDPSSPGSLGIAISEAVEVAAKNADTKYCLGSVLNHVLLHQSVIGEECLKQMEAIGETPDIIIGCTGGGSNFAGLSFPFIREKLNKKINPVIRAVEPAACPSLTKGVYTYDYGDTVGMTPLMKMHTLGHNFVPDPIHAGGLRYHGMAPLISHVYELGLMEAISIPQIECFQGAIQFARSEGLIPAPEPTHAIAATIREALHCKVTGEAKVILTAMCGHGHFDLPAYEKYLQGNMVDLSFSEEKMKASLANVPHITA